Proteins encoded within one genomic window of Rhodohalobacter sp. SW132:
- a CDS encoding amino acid permease, whose translation MAESSAESLQEQVDERESTVQNKYGTFAGVFVPTLLTILGVILFVRHGWVIGNAGLLGGLGIVTIAFVIVTFTALSMSCITTNIRIKAGGAYSIISQSLGLEVGGSVGIPLYLAQTFAITMYIFGFREGWLYIFPGHHALIVDITVFALLFTVAFLSARLAFRIQYVILAVIIGALLSVGASVFFGVMEHDPQWIGEFPGASEDNFPGVSFWVVFAVFFPAATGIMAGANMSGELKDPKKSIPLGTISAVLICYVIYVLSAYWLSRVATPDELVSNYNVMIDYAFSSSAVLAGLLGATFSSALASIVGAPRILQALGDHRIFPGGEIFSKIAGNGEPRNAILLTGGIVIVTLMVRDLNTIAPLITMFFLITYMMINLVVLIEQRMDMVSFRPTFPVPRFVPLIGTLGCLFTMFIINATFGLISIAFVVAAYFYLTNRKLKVPYGDMRSGLFVSLAEWAAKRVSLLPEENQRAWKANLLVPVRSSRELRGSFSLIRNLVFPKGSIKLIGIAEKMSTNKLRDDLFTLASSFSRENVYTRWSVIDSSNYKEAVLNSLQTFQGTFFKPNILFLRVSNDRDKDDELHTIINEARYYNMGIQLYIEDPVAQLGRQASVNVWIREQSPHWDLNMDLGNVDLALLSAYKLKKNWNADMRVITVVEESQVENAYQYLENLLDVARLKDASAHVEIGTFEEALQTAPQADVDFFGLTKDPKLDELRSYVELTRSACVFVADSGNENILA comes from the coding sequence ATGGCAGAGTCATCAGCGGAGTCACTACAAGAGCAGGTGGATGAACGAGAGTCCACCGTTCAGAATAAGTATGGAACGTTTGCCGGTGTTTTTGTCCCTACACTTCTTACGATTCTTGGCGTTATTCTTTTTGTTCGCCACGGATGGGTCATCGGGAACGCGGGACTGCTCGGCGGCCTGGGTATTGTTACGATTGCCTTTGTCATCGTTACGTTTACGGCTTTATCCATGTCGTGCATTACCACCAATATTCGAATAAAAGCTGGTGGTGCCTATTCGATCATCTCGCAATCACTCGGGCTGGAAGTTGGCGGCAGCGTTGGAATCCCGCTCTACCTGGCCCAAACTTTTGCTATCACAATGTATATTTTCGGATTCAGAGAGGGCTGGCTCTACATTTTTCCGGGACATCACGCACTGATAGTCGACATCACCGTATTTGCCCTGCTTTTTACCGTGGCTTTTCTAAGCGCCCGGCTTGCGTTTCGCATTCAATACGTCATTCTGGCCGTGATCATCGGCGCGCTGCTCTCCGTTGGTGCGAGTGTATTTTTTGGGGTGATGGAGCACGATCCGCAATGGATTGGTGAGTTTCCGGGTGCTAGTGAGGATAACTTTCCTGGAGTCAGTTTCTGGGTCGTATTTGCCGTTTTCTTTCCTGCAGCCACGGGTATTATGGCCGGGGCCAACATGTCTGGTGAACTTAAAGACCCGAAGAAATCGATCCCGCTCGGTACGATCTCCGCCGTTCTGATCTGTTATGTGATTTATGTTCTGAGCGCATACTGGCTATCGCGCGTGGCCACTCCCGATGAGCTTGTAAGCAACTACAACGTGATGATCGACTACGCTTTCTCATCGTCAGCTGTTTTGGCGGGACTCCTCGGCGCCACGTTCTCCTCCGCCCTGGCTTCCATTGTTGGAGCCCCGCGTATTCTGCAGGCACTGGGCGATCACCGAATCTTTCCCGGCGGAGAAATCTTCTCTAAAATTGCCGGAAATGGTGAGCCCCGAAACGCCATCCTGCTAACCGGCGGCATTGTGATTGTCACGCTTATGGTACGCGACCTCAACACCATCGCCCCGCTCATCACCATGTTCTTTCTCATTACATACATGATGATCAACCTGGTGGTATTGATTGAGCAGCGGATGGATATGGTCAGCTTCCGTCCCACCTTCCCGGTGCCTCGATTTGTGCCTCTGATCGGCACACTCGGCTGCCTCTTTACGATGTTCATCATCAATGCTACATTTGGGTTAATCTCTATCGCGTTTGTGGTTGCCGCCTATTTCTATCTCACCAACCGAAAGCTAAAAGTACCCTACGGTGACATGCGGAGCGGCCTTTTTGTATCCCTGGCAGAGTGGGCAGCAAAACGGGTGTCGCTGCTTCCGGAAGAGAATCAGCGTGCATGGAAAGCCAACCTGCTGGTGCCGGTACGAAGTTCCCGCGAGCTCAGGGGCAGCTTCAGCCTGATCCGTAATCTGGTTTTCCCGAAAGGCTCCATCAAACTGATTGGGATTGCAGAGAAAATGAGCACCAATAAATTACGTGATGACCTTTTCACACTGGCAAGTTCCTTCAGCCGGGAAAATGTGTACACCCGCTGGTCGGTGATTGACTCATCCAATTATAAAGAAGCCGTACTGAATTCACTTCAAACTTTTCAGGGCACATTTTTTAAACCTAATATTTTATTCCTCAGGGTATCGAACGACAGAGACAAAGATGATGAACTTCACACGATTATCAATGAGGCCCGGTATTATAATATGGGGATTCAGCTCTATATTGAGGATCCTGTGGCTCAGCTGGGCAGGCAGGCGAGTGTTAATGTTTGGATCAGGGAGCAAAGTCCGCATTGGGACCTGAACATGGACCTCGGCAATGTAGACCTTGCGCTGCTTTCCGCCTATAAACTAAAGAAAAACTGGAATGCGGATATGCGGGTCATTACCGTTGTGGAAGAATCGCAGGTAGAAAACGCCTACCAATACCTGGAAAATCTACTCGACGTCGCACGGCTGAAAGATGCATCAGCCCATGTTGAAATCGGAACTTTTGAAGAGGCCCTGCAGACCGCGCCCCAGGCCGATGTTGATTTCTTTGGGCTTACCAAAGACCCCAAACTTGATGAACTCCGATCCTATGTTGAACTCACCCGGTCTGCCTGCGTATTTGTAGCCGACTCCGGAAATGAAAATATATTGGCTTGA
- a CDS encoding ATP-binding protein, with product MGNMILRSKESAVLDLLTNFPVVALTGARQVGKTTLAKRVAANRDGNTVHLDLESPRDEGKLADPELFFERFDDHLIIIDEIQRRPDLFPVLRAVIDRNRRPGRFLLLGSASPVLIRESSESLAGRITYEELPPFTWQEISGQFDISRLWIRGGFPEAFLSENRSYSQRWLQDYVRTLIERDLPLLGLNTDLGKLKNFLKMLAHQNGQLLNQENLARSVGVSSPTISKYLDYLEHAYIIRRVQPWHRNVKKRLVKSPKVYIRDTGVLHALLDIDNEDSLRAHPAAGGSWEGFVLQQILASAPDKYTFYFYRTHQGAEADLVVVQNEKPLMCIEIKLNPSPKPSKGFHNVIEDNQTTKNFIVTPGTDRYPVHEKIDVVGIKEFLAEFGGVGDWLIGN from the coding sequence ATGGGTAATATGATTTTGAGATCTAAAGAGTCTGCAGTGCTTGATTTGTTAACCAATTTTCCGGTTGTGGCGTTAACGGGTGCGCGGCAGGTTGGAAAAACTACGCTTGCAAAACGAGTCGCAGCCAACAGAGATGGAAATACAGTTCACCTCGATCTCGAATCTCCCAGGGACGAAGGCAAACTCGCCGATCCCGAGCTTTTTTTCGAGCGGTTTGATGACCACCTGATTATTATTGATGAAATTCAGCGCAGGCCTGATCTGTTCCCCGTTCTCCGGGCTGTTATCGATCGCAACCGGCGGCCCGGTCGATTTCTGCTGCTGGGTTCTGCATCTCCTGTCTTAATACGTGAATCATCTGAATCACTGGCTGGACGGATTACATATGAAGAGTTACCGCCATTCACATGGCAGGAAATTTCTGGTCAATTTGATATCAGCAGGCTTTGGATCAGGGGTGGATTTCCGGAAGCATTTTTGAGTGAAAACAGATCATACAGCCAGCGGTGGCTTCAGGACTATGTCCGCACGCTGATCGAGCGGGACCTTCCGCTTCTGGGATTGAACACCGACCTTGGGAAACTGAAAAACTTTTTGAAAATGCTGGCTCATCAAAACGGCCAGCTATTGAACCAGGAGAACCTGGCGCGTTCTGTCGGCGTGTCGTCACCCACTATCTCAAAGTATCTCGACTACCTGGAACACGCCTATATCATCCGCAGGGTGCAGCCGTGGCACAGAAATGTAAAAAAAAGGCTGGTCAAATCACCCAAGGTCTACATCAGGGATACAGGCGTTCTTCATGCGCTGCTTGATATTGACAACGAGGATTCTCTTCGTGCTCATCCGGCCGCGGGTGGATCCTGGGAGGGATTTGTCCTTCAACAGATTTTGGCATCTGCACCCGACAAGTACACCTTTTACTTCTATCGAACGCACCAGGGTGCGGAGGCAGATCTGGTTGTGGTACAAAATGAAAAGCCGCTGATGTGTATCGAAATAAAGCTCAACCCGTCACCCAAACCATCAAAGGGATTTCACAATGTAATTGAGGACAACCAAACCACTAAAAATTTCATCGTTACCCCCGGAACAGACAGATATCCAGTTCACGAAAAAATTGACGTAGTCGGGATTAAAGAATTCCTGGCAGAATTTGGTGGAGTAGGTGATTGGTTAATCGGAAATTAG
- a CDS encoding HNH endonuclease, which produces MSTDLQIRNTAFNWLNQQIDIHGDVLSRDLLRRGFEFRGVRIPLVSPQGIFKPKEMDLPLTITTSPKGPYDDSFNYHDQLLYKYRGTDLNHRDNVGLREIMKQELPLIYFHGIIPGRYLAIFPVYIIEDNPQNLSFTVVADEKVINPESEESEFVGVKDEGRRSYITSQVRQRVHQRGFRERVLQAYRSQCAFCNLKHGELLDAAHIVPDGEPDGTPTVENGLALCKIHHSAFDKFIIGVTPDYQIKIRTDLLEEIDGPMLTYGFQKLHDQKLILPKSKKAWPSREKLDWRHQKFVGI; this is translated from the coding sequence ATGTCAACAGACCTTCAAATCAGAAACACCGCCTTCAACTGGCTTAATCAGCAGATAGACATTCATGGTGATGTTCTTTCCAGAGACTTGCTTCGAAGAGGTTTTGAATTTAGAGGAGTGCGAATTCCGTTGGTCTCTCCCCAAGGTATTTTCAAGCCTAAAGAAATGGATCTTCCGTTAACCATTACAACCTCTCCAAAAGGACCTTACGATGATAGTTTCAACTATCATGATCAGCTGCTCTATAAGTATCGGGGAACAGATCTCAATCATAGAGATAATGTGGGACTGAGAGAAATTATGAAACAAGAACTACCGCTTATCTACTTTCACGGCATCATTCCAGGACGTTACTTAGCCATATTTCCGGTATACATCATTGAGGACAATCCACAAAATCTTTCCTTTACGGTAGTTGCAGATGAAAAAGTAATAAATCCAGAATCGGAAGAATCTGAATTTGTTGGTGTGAAAGATGAAGGAAGGCGATCCTATATTACCAGCCAGGTAAGACAGAGAGTACATCAGCGCGGGTTTAGGGAAAGAGTTCTACAAGCATATCGTTCACAATGTGCGTTTTGTAATCTAAAACACGGCGAACTTTTGGATGCTGCTCACATCGTTCCAGATGGAGAACCGGACGGCACTCCAACCGTTGAGAATGGACTCGCCCTTTGCAAAATTCACCACTCAGCTTTTGATAAATTCATTATTGGCGTCACACCCGATTACCAGATAAAAATCCGAACAGATCTGCTCGAAGAAATCGATGGCCCCATGCTCACCTACGGTTTTCAAAAGCTGCATGATCAGAAACTAATCCTCCCAAAATCCAAAAAAGCCTGGCCGTCTCGGGAGAAACTGGATTGGCGGCATCAGAAGTTTGTTGGGATTTAG
- a CDS encoding winged helix-turn-helix domain-containing protein, translating into MRPVSSSDSALKTPLNEILGYPGNVRILRSMIERQNAMSYSELAERTDISLPGVHKVVNRLLKTGIIAYRGSGKRQLIAAREEHPLFEALSGLFHAEKERVESLHAAIKQEIGKLNPQPLSAWMYGKTAQGKDQYGDPLQIALFGKLISIDPVTDQFKERMAESGIESKYDITIQITGITQADLDENHITLHEGYEMLWGVDPIFFAEGRRGTTGLTTHAELDLQSLQAGKAWAKLIKIYPEIIRRTIRHLEKQVSETESGVKGELTEWKHLLESASLQRLAKFLESEDEKAVRLRQSTPFWQIITEDEREKLQSIIESLAS; encoded by the coding sequence ATGCGTCCTGTTTCCAGCTCGGATAGTGCCTTGAAAACACCCCTTAATGAAATCCTGGGGTACCCCGGGAATGTGCGTATACTTCGCTCTATGATAGAAAGACAGAATGCTATGAGCTATTCTGAGCTGGCAGAACGAACGGATATTTCTCTTCCCGGTGTCCATAAAGTGGTAAACCGATTATTAAAGACTGGAATTATTGCCTATCGGGGGAGTGGAAAACGACAGCTCATTGCAGCCCGTGAAGAACATCCGTTGTTTGAAGCTCTTTCGGGACTTTTTCATGCGGAGAAAGAACGCGTTGAATCATTGCATGCCGCTATTAAACAGGAGATTGGCAAGCTGAATCCCCAGCCGCTGTCGGCCTGGATGTATGGAAAAACAGCACAGGGAAAAGATCAGTATGGCGATCCGCTCCAAATTGCACTTTTTGGAAAATTAATATCGATCGACCCTGTCACGGATCAATTCAAAGAAAGAATGGCTGAGTCGGGAATTGAATCTAAATATGATATCACCATTCAGATAACCGGAATCACACAGGCGGATCTTGATGAAAATCATATAACCCTCCATGAAGGATACGAAATGCTGTGGGGGGTGGACCCGATTTTTTTTGCAGAAGGTAGACGAGGGACTACTGGTCTTACAACTCATGCCGAACTCGATTTGCAATCCTTGCAAGCAGGAAAAGCCTGGGCAAAACTTATTAAAATATATCCCGAAATCATCCGGAGAACGATCCGTCACCTTGAAAAACAGGTTTCTGAAACTGAAAGCGGTGTGAAAGGTGAGTTAACAGAATGGAAGCATCTTCTGGAATCCGCCTCGTTGCAGAGGCTGGCAAAATTTCTGGAATCGGAGGATGAAAAGGCTGTGCGTCTGAGGCAGTCAACCCCTTTCTGGCAGATTATTACTGAAGATGAAAGGGAGAAGCTTCAAAGTATCATTGAGTCATTGGCGTCATGA
- a CDS encoding DEAD/DEAH box helicase, whose translation MVDFSTVLQRADDETLQVLIDREAVQILNAIDPNYIRPKNLRKILVNIHDRTELLRHKPTRNEIFSLLRPKQAKNLLIHLGVADDDAYSSLNKLSIRKNSKKEELLFQFFGVEVTKIEEFSEQPSKKNLTPEYGLFKHQREAATKVKEIIFHGELRRVLLHMPTGSGKTRTSMNIISDYLRNTEPAVVVWLAYSEELCEQAATEFEESWGLLGNRPLDVFRFWGSQNIDIEDVKDGVVVSSLSKMYNTTNNGLYFIGQLGSKTKLVIFDEAHQSIAPTFKHVLNSLLVHSTEIGLIGLSATPGRSWNDVEEDLKLSEFYHKQKVTLDVDGYDNPVNFLVDQEYLADANYTKVKVDTDLSLTNQERDEIQNLLDIPGSVLSKLATNVQRNLVIISKLRQLIKRHKRILFFATNVDHSTLMAKVLQAIGIKAYSITSNTPNSSRKRWIEEFKSEDPSPIILCNYGVLTTGFDAPKTSAAIIARPTKSLVLYSQMVGRAIRGKKAGGNKKAEILTVIDTTLPGFSNVAEAFTNWEDVWDDN comes from the coding sequence TTGGTAGATTTTTCAACAGTTCTTCAACGAGCAGACGACGAAACATTACAGGTATTAATTGACAGAGAAGCTGTTCAAATTCTAAATGCAATTGATCCAAACTATATACGACCAAAAAATCTCCGAAAAATACTAGTAAATATTCATGATAGAACTGAGCTTCTTAGACATAAGCCCACAAGAAATGAGATATTCTCACTTCTTCGACCTAAACAGGCAAAAAATTTACTTATCCATTTAGGTGTTGCTGATGATGATGCTTACTCATCATTGAATAAACTTTCAATTCGAAAAAATTCGAAAAAAGAAGAGCTACTGTTTCAGTTTTTTGGTGTTGAAGTAACTAAAATTGAAGAATTTTCAGAACAACCTTCTAAAAAAAATCTTACCCCAGAATATGGATTGTTTAAACATCAAAGAGAAGCCGCAACAAAAGTAAAAGAAATTATTTTCCATGGAGAGCTAAGACGAGTCTTGCTACACATGCCCACGGGTTCCGGAAAAACTCGTACTAGCATGAATATTATTTCGGATTATCTAAGAAATACTGAACCAGCTGTGGTGGTATGGTTGGCATATAGTGAAGAGCTTTGTGAACAAGCCGCTACTGAATTTGAAGAAAGTTGGGGTCTGTTAGGCAATAGACCGCTTGATGTATTTCGTTTTTGGGGAAGTCAAAATATTGATATCGAAGACGTAAAAGATGGTGTTGTAGTGTCAAGTCTATCTAAGATGTACAATACAACGAATAACGGACTGTATTTTATCGGACAACTGGGTAGTAAGACTAAATTAGTTATATTTGACGAAGCTCATCAATCAATTGCACCCACATTTAAGCACGTACTAAACAGCTTATTGGTACATTCTACTGAAATTGGATTAATAGGCCTGTCTGCTACACCAGGTCGAAGCTGGAACGATGTTGAAGAAGATTTAAAACTCTCTGAATTTTACCACAAGCAAAAAGTAACCTTAGATGTTGATGGATATGACAACCCTGTTAATTTCTTGGTTGATCAAGAATACTTAGCGGATGCAAATTATACTAAGGTTAAAGTTGATACTGACTTAAGTCTAACCAATCAAGAACGCGATGAGATTCAAAACCTTCTTGATATTCCCGGTTCTGTTCTAAGTAAATTAGCTACCAATGTTCAGAGAAATCTTGTCATTATTTCGAAATTGAGACAACTGATTAAGAGACATAAACGAATACTTTTTTTCGCCACAAATGTTGATCATTCTACTTTAATGGCCAAAGTTTTACAAGCTATCGGAATAAAAGCATACTCAATTACTTCCAACACCCCTAACAGTAGTAGAAAAAGATGGATCGAAGAATTTAAATCTGAAGATCCCTCTCCAATCATACTTTGCAACTACGGAGTTTTAACAACAGGATTTGACGCTCCAAAAACCAGCGCAGCAATAATAGCTCGACCTACAAAATCATTGGTTCTTTATAGTCAAATGGTTGGAAGAGCAATAAGGGGTAAAAAAGCCGGTGGAAACAAAAAAGCAGAAATTTTAACTGTCATTGATACAACCTTGCCAGGCTTTAGCAATGTAGCTGAAGCATTTACAAATTGGGAAGATGTCTGGGACGATAATTAA
- a CDS encoding dodecin, which produces MSDNVYKKIEIVGSSTTSIEDAIENAVERAGHSVDNLGWFEVTETRGHIVDGKVKHYQVTLKIGFTLEE; this is translated from the coding sequence ATGAGTGACAACGTATATAAAAAGATAGAAATCGTCGGGTCGTCAACAACAAGCATCGAAGATGCCATTGAGAATGCAGTTGAGCGTGCCGGGCATTCCGTTGATAATTTAGGTTGGTTTGAAGTGACCGAAACGCGCGGGCATATTGTAGACGGAAAAGTGAAACACTATCAGGTTACACTCAAAATTGGGTTCACGCTGGAAGAATAG
- a CDS encoding DUF6036 family nucleotidyltransferase, giving the protein MNPDQLKHAIRAACDVSEDDELYIFGSQAILGQYPEADEKLRRSIEVDVCPVNKPQAVDKIDGALGEMSQFHQTHGFYVHGVSIESAILPEGWKDRTFLIRDYNNTTKRGYCVEAHDLAASKLMAFRPKDIGFVRLLIINKLVDTPLLIRRLKETSADGQLIERAVNWVRKITNELTSGA; this is encoded by the coding sequence ATGAATCCCGATCAGTTAAAACATGCAATCCGTGCTGCTTGTGATGTTTCAGAAGATGATGAGCTCTACATATTTGGCTCGCAAGCTATACTTGGACAGTACCCAGAGGCTGACGAAAAACTCAGGAGATCTATTGAGGTGGATGTCTGCCCTGTAAATAAACCTCAAGCCGTAGACAAAATTGACGGCGCACTGGGGGAGATGTCTCAGTTCCATCAAACGCATGGATTTTATGTGCATGGGGTTTCCATCGAATCAGCTATACTGCCTGAAGGCTGGAAAGACCGAACTTTTTTGATCCGGGATTATAACAACACTACAAAACGGGGATATTGTGTTGAGGCTCATGATTTGGCAGCAAGCAAGCTGATGGCTTTTAGACCGAAAGACATTGGTTTCGTGAGATTATTGATTATCAATAAGTTGGTTGACACGCCCTTGCTAATCAGAAGATTAAAAGAGACATCTGCCGATGGCCAATTGATTGAACGTGCTGTCAACTGGGTTCGCAAAATTACGAATGAGTTAACTTCTGGTGCATGA
- a CDS encoding ATP-binding protein: MEKQFSYFNQRLASVSLNQVRPLIGVLNQPHRMIGIKGARGVGKTTLLLQYAKQSLPLDQRTLYVSLDDPWFSNRSLTEFANDFVKQGGTTLLLDEVHHYPDWSEHLKFIYDQFPDLRILFTGSSVLHIDSSTADLSRRAVFRTLYGLSFREYLNWTYGMQLEPVPLEAILSDHLDIARTINEKIRPIKVFREYTQSGVYPFSFENNEIFLGKLRETSRIAIESDLRSYHQLGPDMVNYLLKLLSVLADTVPLVPNITKLSERIGSTRNTLIHLLDYLEKAQIIHRLYKQAEGITRLQKPDKLYLNDPNLMFALSWSDVNMGALRETFFVHQVRPVSPLRLAKRGDFIVNEKFTIEIGGKNTTDKQIRTLDNAYIAADDIEYGYGNKIPLWMFGLLY; this comes from the coding sequence ATGGAAAAGCAATTTAGTTATTTTAACCAGAGGCTGGCGTCTGTTTCACTAAACCAGGTCCGGCCACTGATCGGGGTTCTGAATCAGCCGCATCGCATGATCGGGATTAAAGGGGCCCGGGGAGTGGGAAAAACGACGCTGCTGCTGCAGTATGCAAAACAATCCCTGCCGCTGGATCAGCGAACACTCTATGTTAGCCTTGATGATCCCTGGTTTTCAAACCGGTCTCTCACGGAGTTTGCGAATGATTTCGTAAAGCAGGGGGGCACCACGCTCCTGCTGGATGAGGTGCATCACTACCCCGACTGGTCGGAACATCTGAAGTTTATCTATGATCAGTTCCCGGATCTTCGGATACTCTTTACCGGCTCGTCTGTTCTGCATATCGACTCATCCACAGCAGACCTGAGCCGAAGGGCTGTTTTTCGAACGCTGTATGGATTGTCGTTCCGGGAATATCTGAATTGGACGTATGGCATGCAGCTGGAGCCGGTGCCGCTCGAAGCCATTCTGTCTGATCATCTTGACATCGCACGAACCATCAATGAGAAGATCAGGCCGATAAAAGTCTTTCGGGAGTATACGCAGAGCGGGGTGTATCCATTTTCGTTTGAAAACAACGAGATTTTTTTGGGAAAACTTCGGGAAACATCCCGTATTGCTATCGAATCAGACCTTCGCTCCTACCATCAGCTGGGGCCGGATATGGTAAACTACCTGCTGAAACTGCTATCCGTGCTGGCCGATACCGTTCCGCTGGTTCCCAATATCACCAAATTAAGTGAACGCATCGGGTCCACCCGAAATACACTCATCCATCTGCTCGACTATCTTGAAAAGGCACAGATAATACATCGTCTCTATAAGCAGGCGGAAGGAATCACCCGTCTTCAAAAACCGGATAAGCTGTACCTGAATGATCCGAATCTGATGTTTGCCCTAAGCTGGTCTGATGTAAACATGGGAGCACTCCGTGAGACCTTTTTTGTGCACCAGGTGCGGCCGGTCTCCCCGCTTCGGCTTGCAAAACGGGGAGACTTTATCGTAAATGAAAAATTTACGATCGAGATCGGCGGGAAGAACACAACGGATAAACAGATTCGCACTCTTGATAACGCCTATATCGCTGCTGACGATATTGAGTACGGCTATGGAAATAAAATTCCGTTGTGGATGTTTGGATTGTTGTATTGA
- a CDS encoding UPF0175 family protein, with the protein MKEITLNIPKDFDLDEGETKKFLAAKLYEAGKLTLGQAAELAGMSKTEFADILSGFGVSLINYSSSEILRDAEQF; encoded by the coding sequence ATGAAAGAGATCACACTAAACATACCCAAAGATTTTGACCTTGATGAGGGTGAAACAAAAAAATTCCTTGCGGCCAAATTATATGAGGCAGGTAAGCTTACTTTAGGCCAGGCGGCGGAGCTAGCAGGTATGTCAAAAACAGAATTCGCCGATATACTCTCCGGCTTCGGCGTGTCTCTGATCAACTATTCTTCCTCTGAAATCCTCAGAGATGCAGAACAATTCTGA
- a CDS encoding NIPSNAP family protein, producing MKIFKPLFLFVACIAIVISVTGCAETAQSDSAQQAVSETRVFEMRTYTTHDGKLDDLHQRFENHTMAFFEKHGMKNIGYWVPEDPELKDNTLIYILSHESTEAAENSWDAFRADPEWQSVYEKSRRDGPIVRSIESVYMKSTAYSQI from the coding sequence ATGAAAATATTTAAGCCTCTGTTCCTTTTTGTTGCATGTATAGCCATCGTTATTTCCGTTACCGGGTGTGCAGAAACCGCCCAGTCTGATTCTGCTCAACAGGCAGTTTCAGAAACCCGTGTATTTGAGATGCGTACCTACACAACACACGATGGTAAACTGGATGATCTGCATCAGCGTTTTGAGAATCATACTATGGCATTTTTTGAAAAACATGGCATGAAAAACATCGGCTACTGGGTACCTGAAGATCCCGAGCTTAAAGATAATACCCTTATATACATCCTCTCCCACGAAAGCACAGAGGCCGCAGAAAATAGCTGGGATGCATTCAGGGCGGACCCGGAATGGCAATCCGTCTATGAAAAATCCCGACGGGATGGGCCAATTGTCAGAAGTATCGAATCAGTTTATATGAAAAGCACAGCCTATTCGCAAATATAA
- a CDS encoding DUF3368 domain-containing protein — MQNNSDSILPDTSCLILLSKIDELGLLKLPGRNIVTTSKVAKEFRKTLPEWIKIEKPLPGLYRKVNKLKLDRGETSVLALSLSINNSIVIIDDLKGRRAAEKLKVRYSGTLGLILRAKKEGIIPSVKPILRKVNKTNFRIDKNLLITIMKEAGEQ; from the coding sequence ATGCAGAACAATTCTGATTCCATTCTTCCAGATACAAGTTGCCTGATTCTCCTTTCCAAAATTGATGAACTTGGGCTCTTGAAACTTCCTGGCAGAAATATAGTTACAACTTCAAAGGTGGCGAAAGAGTTCAGGAAAACTCTTCCGGAATGGATAAAAATCGAAAAACCACTCCCAGGTCTGTATCGGAAAGTAAACAAACTGAAACTTGACAGAGGAGAAACGAGCGTTCTTGCCTTATCTCTTTCAATCAACAATTCAATTGTAATTATAGACGACCTTAAAGGAAGAAGAGCTGCTGAAAAGCTCAAGGTGCGTTATTCAGGTACTTTAGGTTTAATTCTTCGAGCAAAAAAAGAAGGAATTATTCCCAGCGTAAAGCCCATTCTTAGAAAGGTTAATAAAACTAATTTCAGAATTGATAAAAACCTCCTTATCACCATCATGAAAGAAGCCGGTGAACAATAG